A genomic window from Triticum urartu cultivar G1812 chromosome 7, Tu2.1, whole genome shotgun sequence includes:
- the LOC125519332 gene encoding factor of DNA methylation 1-like, with protein MECSSDESSELSDIDIHDYADKAYTDLKSGRLVARFGADRFRCPFCPGKEDCRYNELLQHAIGVGASNHAAEVKANHLALANHLKTDHADAAGSLPPRQAEALMNPPRPLQDQELFVWPWMGILANVPVEETQRGGAIIMQQLAGFKPIRFDAVHCPDGVYTGFAIVRFKKDWIGFKDALGFHNYHKSHHLGKTDWEANKCEKYMFAWLTKEEDYRADDPVGKFLSENGDLKTVAEVQQEMSRKTDTLIARLTSQISAKSKYLTELECKCNQMDLALQRAMEDSDSLNQRYNEEMGKVQSTAREHSLNFFHETDQLRKQLDEKANDIKRRSKQLSEIVAQTDMERRKLENERTKNDGQDDSLDMARIEQEKANESVRILVEKYEKEKEVALIETLQLEKQLDEKRRLELDIQQLRGKLGVVKHMDGEGVDVKKRSEELNKDPQDRIDAAEDLEELNQAPTIKERMTNDEIKLELVGLQGSVDPLGPGSNIGIRRMGQVDEKPFVEACKPKYGAEADAKALELCSMWQDNLRDANWHPFKIATTGGCPRQIIDEGDEKLVELKEELGKEVYKAVTTALVEMNNKENILKQCKAKPFPRHPGADVLERLRQMEIGLGTLLYLHDWLTVAPTFLPWLHPAPLYYTRISTELFDLVVTDGASARDIWLELRRLCQDNRNARVSVLNTELGPRLLLASVASQWYAG; from the exons ATGGAGTGCAGTTCAGACGAGTCGTCAGAGCTAAGTGATATTGATATCCATGACTATGCTGACAAGGCATACACGGACCTCAAGTCTGGCAGGCTTGTGGCGAGGTTCGGCGCCGACAGGTTTAGATGCCCGTTCTGCCCCGGGAAGGAGGACTGCCGTTACAATGAGCTGCTTCAGCATGCAATTGGTGTGGGCGCATCCAACCATGCTGCCGAAGTGAAGGCAAACCATCTGGCATTGGCCAATCATCTCAAGACGGACCATGCTGATGCAGCAGGCTCATTGCCGCCGCGACAAGCCGAGGCGCTAATGAATCCTCCAAGGCCTCTGCAAGATCAGGAGCTGTTTGTTTGGCCCTGGATGGGCATCCTTGCCAATGTTCCAGTAGAGGAAACACAGAGAGGTGGAGCCATTATAATGCAACAATTAGCTGGTTTCAAACCCATACGTTTTGATGCTGTGCATTGTCCTGACGGCGTGTACACTGGCTTTGCAATAGTCCGTTTCAAAAAGGATTGGATCGGGTTCAAGGATGCCTTGGGATTCCACAACTACCACAAATCACATCATCTGGGTAAAACGGATTGGGAGGCAAATAAATGTGAGAAGTACATGTTTGCTTGGCTGACAAAAGAGGAGGATTACAGAGCCGATGATCCAGTTGGCAAGTTCTTGTCAGAAAATGGTGATCTGAAGACAGTGGCTGAAGTGCAACAGGAGATGTCCCGCAAGACTGACACTCTCATAGCTCGTTTGACGAGCCAGATTAGTGCTAAGAGCAAGTACTTAACGGAACTTGAGTGCAAGTGTAATCAGATGGATCTCGCTCTTCAAAGGGCCATGGAAGATAGCGACTCGCTGAACCAACGCTACAACGAAG AAATGGGAAAGGTGCAGTCAACTGCCCGTGAACATTCATTGAATTTTTTTCATGAGACTGATCAGCTGAGAAAGCAGTTGGATGAGAAAGCGAACGACATCAAAAGGAGATCCAAGCAATTAAGTGAAATAGTTGCTCAAACTGACATGGAGAGAAGAAAACTGGAGAATGAGAGGACGAAG AATGATGGTCAAGACGACTCCCTCGACATGGCCAGAATTGAGCAAGAAAAAGCCAATGAAAGTGTGCGGATTCTTGTTGAGAAATACGAA AAAGAGAAGGAAGTCGCTCTGATTGAAACCTTGCAGTTAGAGAAGCAGCTTGATGAGAAGCGTCGGCTGGAGCTGGATATTCAACAGCTTAGAGGCAAACTGGGGGTGGTGAAGCACATGGATGGAGAGGGCGTCGATGTGAAGAAACGTAGTGAAGAGCTGAATAAGGATCCACAGGATAGAATCGACGCGGCGGAAGACCTTGAAGAGCTAAATCAAGCTCCGACTATCAAGGAAAGGATGACCAATGATGAAATAAAACTTGAGCTTGTTGGTTTACAGGGCTCGGTGGATCCGTTGGGCCCTGGTAGCAACATTGGAATCAGGAGGATGGGTCAAGTGGATGAGAAGCCGTTTGTTGAAGCTTGCAAGCCAAAGTACGGCGCGGAGGCGGATGCTAAAGCTCTGGAATTATGCTCCATGTGGCAAGACAATCTGAGGGATGCTAACTGGCACCCTTTCAAGATAGCGACCACAGGTG GATGTCCCCGGCAAATCATCGACGAGGGTGACGAGAAGCTGGTGGAGTTGAAGGAGGAGCTGGGTAAAGAGGTTTACAAGGCTGTGACCACTGCGCTAGTGGAGATGAACAACAAAGAGAACATCCTCAAGCAGTGCAAGGCGAAAC CATTTCCACGGCACCCCGGCGCTGATGTTCTTGAGAGGCTTCGACAAATGGAGATTGGACTTGGCACACTCCTGTACTTGCACGATTGGCTCACGGTCGCCCCCACGTTCCTCCCGTGGTTGCACCCGGCGCCCCTATAT TACACCCGTATCTCCACCGAGCTATTCGACCTTGTGGTGACCGATGGCGCCTCCGCTCGCGATATCTGGCTCGAACTCCGCCGGCTGTGCCAGGACAACCGCAACGCTCGCGTCTCCGTCCTCAACACGGAGCTCGGCCCTCGCCTCCTCCTGGCGTCGGTTGCCTCGCAGTGGTACGCTGGCTGA
- the LOC125523190 gene encoding ubiquitin-conjugating enzyme E2 22-like — translation MASMATNENLPPTVIRQLAKELKNLDDSPPEGIKVIVNDDDFATIFADIEGPAGTPYENGIFRMKLILSRDFPQSPPKGFFTTKIFHPNIATSGEICVNTLKKDWNPSLGLRHVLLVVRCLLIEPFPESALNEQAGKLLLENYEEYARHARLYTSIHALRPKNKSKSGAISESMTALNKGQPHTVLAPISTSTGTKAFDPNSQDRNAAPSAVSGGAPAAPRKDGPLAVKVPVDKKKMDARKKSLKRL, via the exons ATGGCTTCCATG GCGACCAACGAGAACCTCCCACCAACTGTCATCAGGCAATTGGCTAAAGAACTGAAGAACCTTGATGACTCACCTCCAGAAGGGATCAAAGTTATTGTTAATGACGATGACTTCGCCACTATTTTTGCTGATATTGAGGGCCCTG CTGGAACCCCATATGAGAATGGAATATTCCGGATGAAGCTAATATTATCTCGTGACTTCCCTCAGTCACCTCCAAAAG GGTTTTTCACGACTAAAATTTTCCATCCAAATATTGCAACTAGTGGTGAGATATGTGTTAACACATTGAAGAAGGATTGGAATCCTAGCCTTGGATTAAGGCATGTTCTGCTG GTAGTGAGATGCCTCCTGATTGAGCCATTTCCTGAATCTGCCCTGAATGAACAAGCTGGGAAGTTGCTGCTTGAGAACTATGAGGAGTATGCACGGCATGCCAG GCTATATACCAGTATCCATGCTCTCAGACCCAAGAATAAGTCCAAGAGTGGAGCTATCTCTGAGTCAATGACAGCTCTGAATAAGGGCCAGCCTCATACTGTTCTTGCACCAATATCGACCTCTACCGGCACAAAAGCATTTGACCCAAATTCACAGGATCGGAACGCTGCCCCTTCTGCTGTCTCAGGTGGAGCACCGGCAGCGCCCAGGAAGGACGGGCCACTGGCCGTGAAAGTCCCCGTCGATAAGAAGAAGATGGATGCGAGGAAGAAGAGTTTGAAGAGATTATAA
- the LOC125521899 gene encoding uncharacterized protein LOC125521899, whose product MEGSAAASASMGAAARAARAGAKVCGKEEKVVGVQKAPGSCPYCGGGVVATDVEAKWVLCFLPLCLKNKRRFACTACARRLVTYPAIVQD is encoded by the coding sequence ATGGaggggtcggcggcggcgtcggcgtcgatgggggcggcggcgcgggcggcgcgggcgggggCGAAGGTGTGCGGCAAGGAGGAGAAGGTGGTGGGCGTGCAGAAGGCGCCGGGGAGCTGCCCGTActgcggcggcggggtggtggcCACGGACGTGGAGGCCAAGTGGGTGCTCTGCTTCCTGCCGCTCTGCCTCAAGAACAAGCGCAGGTTCGCCTGCACCGCCTGCGCCCGCCGCCTCGTCACCTACCCCGCCATTGTCCAGGACTAG